GCTGCTGATCATCGCCGAAGACGTCGAAGGCGAAGCGCTCGCGACGCTGGTGGTGAACAACATCCGCGGCATCCTGAAGACCGTCGCCGTCAAGGCACCGGGCTTCGGCGACCGTCGCAAGGCCATGCTGGAAGACATCGCGATCCTGACCGGCGGTCAAGTGGTGGCGGAAGAAACCGGCCTCACGCTCGAGAAGGCAACGCTGGCCGAACTCGGCCAGGCCAAGCGCATCGAAGTGGGCAAGGAAAACACGACGATCATCGACGGCGCTGGCGAAGCCGTGAACATCGAAGCGCGCGTCAAGCAAGTGCGTGCGCAGATCGAGGAAGCGACCTCGGACTACGACCGTGAGAAGCTGCAAGAGCGCGTTGCCAAGCTGGCGGGCGGCGTGGCGGTGATCAAGGTTGGCGCCGCGACCGAAGTCGAAATGAAGGAAAAGAAGGCACGTGTCGAAGACGCACTGCACGCCACGCGCGCAGCTGTGGAAGAAGGCATCGTGGCCGGCGGCGGCGTCGCGCTGATCCGCGCACGCACCGCGATCGCGGGCCTGACCGGCGTCAACGCCGACCAGAACGCCGGCATCAAGATCGTGCTGCGCGCGATGGAAGAGCCGCTGCGCCAGATCGTCACGAACGGTGGCGAAGAGGCGAGCGTCGTGGTCGCGGCAGTTGCCGCCGGCCAAGGCAACTACGGCTACAACGCAGCGACGGGCGAGTACGTCGACATGGTCGAAGCCGGCGTGGTCGACCCGACGAAGGTCACGCGCACCGCGCTGCAAAACGCAGCTTCGGTCGCCGGCCTGCTGCTGACGACGGACGCTGCCGTTGCCGAACTGCCGAAGGAAGACGCACCGATGCCGGGCGGCATGCCGGGCGGCATGGGCGGCATGGGCATGGACATGTAATCGACTTCGGTCGATTGCATCGACGGGCGCGCAGCGATGCGCGTCCCGTCTGCCAAACAAAAAACCCGCAAGTGATTGCGGGTTTTTTGTCGTTTACGGCTCGGGTCGCGGCGCCGTCGCGCGTGGTCGGGCTTGTCTCGCCCGGCCCCGTTCAGCGGCGCGTCGTCAGTGGCGCGACGCGCCGAACGGCGGCGTGGCCGGGGCGGCGGGGGCGGCCGGCGCGTCCTCGTTGCTGCGCGCCCAGAAGAAGCGATCGGGCACCCAGGCGCCCATGCCGGGCCGAAACGCGTCGCGCGCGGCCTGGTAGAGATATTCCTGCGCCTCGCGCACGGCCTCGGGCGGTTCCTGGCCGTTCGCGAGCAGCGCCGC
The genomic region above belongs to Burkholderia plantarii and contains:
- the groL gene encoding chaperonin GroEL (60 kDa chaperone family; promotes refolding of misfolded polypeptides especially under stressful conditions; forms two stacked rings of heptamers to form a barrel-shaped 14mer; ends can be capped by GroES; misfolded proteins enter the barrel where they are refolded when GroES binds), giving the protein MAAKDVVFGDSARSKMVEGVNILANAVKVTLGPKGRNVVLERSFGGPTVTKDGVSVAKEIELKDKLQNMGAQMVKEVASKTSDNAGDGTTTATVLAQSIVREGMKYVASGMNPMDLKRGIDKAVAAAVEELKKISKPCTTNKEIAQVGSISANSDSSIGDRIAEAMDKVGKEGVITVEDGKSLADELDVVEGMQFDRGYLSPYFINNPDKQVAVLDNPFVLLHDKKVSNIRDLLPVLEQVAKAGRPLLIIAEDVEGEALATLVVNNIRGILKTVAVKAPGFGDRRKAMLEDIAILTGGQVVAEETGLTLEKATLAELGQAKRIEVGKENTTIIDGAGEAVNIEARVKQVRAQIEEATSDYDREKLQERVAKLAGGVAVIKVGAATEVEMKEKKARVEDALHATRAAVEEGIVAGGGVALIRARTAIAGLTGVNADQNAGIKIVLRAMEEPLRQIVTNGGEEASVVVAAVAAGQGNYGYNAATGEYVDMVEAGVVDPTKVTRTALQNAASVAGLLLTTDAAVAELPKEDAPMPGGMPGGMGGMGMDM